A single region of the Candidatus Protochlamydia amoebophila UWE25 genome encodes:
- a CDS encoding sulfite reductase yields the protein MNYSTYNKQNPFLATIRNRYQLSKSGSQKNTQHLVLDLRGSQLTYEAGDSIGVYPKHDPELINKTLIAARASGEEYIQSKQTGETISLRDFFSKQGNITDVSQKLLKELYNRQTNLDKKHQLELLLDENNRVALKAYLALHEVWDLLLFHVEVHFTPQELADLLMPLLPRFYSISSSQKYVGEEVHLTIAHLEYETNGHKRRGVCTHYLCELVKLHNPEVPVFIQPSHSFRLPEDLHAPLVMVGPGTGVAPFRAFLQERVLHHQTKGKHWLFFGERNRSSDFFYEEDWRLFEQHGHLRLDAVFSRDQEEKVYVQHKMFEHGEELFKWLEEGAYLFVCGDAERMAKDVEITLLAIIQEFGKKDFQEAREYVKRLRQQKKYLRDVY from the coding sequence ATGAATTATTCTACATATAATAAACAAAATCCTTTTTTAGCTACGATTAGAAATCGATACCAACTATCAAAATCTGGATCTCAAAAAAATACGCAACATCTTGTTCTTGATTTGCGAGGATCTCAGTTGACTTATGAAGCAGGGGATAGTATTGGAGTTTATCCCAAACATGATCCAGAACTTATTAATAAAACATTAATTGCAGCAAGAGCCAGTGGCGAGGAATACATTCAATCAAAACAAACTGGTGAAACAATTTCTTTAAGAGATTTCTTTTCTAAACAAGGAAATATCACGGACGTAAGTCAGAAACTCTTAAAAGAGTTATATAATAGGCAAACAAATTTAGACAAAAAACACCAATTAGAACTGCTTTTAGATGAAAATAATCGAGTAGCATTGAAAGCGTACTTGGCTTTACATGAAGTTTGGGATTTATTATTATTTCATGTAGAAGTGCATTTCACTCCTCAAGAACTTGCTGATTTGCTAATGCCTCTTTTACCCCGTTTTTACTCTATTTCTTCTTCTCAGAAATATGTGGGAGAAGAGGTGCACTTAACAATTGCTCATTTAGAATATGAAACAAATGGTCATAAAAGAAGGGGAGTTTGTACTCATTATCTATGTGAATTAGTGAAATTGCATAATCCTGAGGTTCCTGTTTTTATTCAGCCTTCTCACAGTTTTAGATTACCTGAAGATTTACACGCTCCTCTTGTCATGGTTGGACCTGGAACAGGTGTTGCTCCTTTCCGGGCATTTTTACAAGAACGGGTACTGCACCACCAAACCAAAGGAAAACACTGGCTGTTTTTTGGTGAAAGGAATCGCTCTTCAGATTTCTTTTACGAAGAAGATTGGCGATTATTTGAACAACATGGACATTTACGATTAGATGCTGTTTTTTCGAGAGATCAGGAAGAAAAAGTTTATGTTCAACATAAGATGTTTGAACATGGGGAAGAGTTATTTAAATGGCTTGAAGAAGGGGCTTATCTTTTTGTTTGTGGTGATGCAGAGAGAATGGCAAAGGATGTTGAGATAACTCTCCTTGCAATTATTCAAGAATTTGGTAAAAAAGATTTTCAAGAAGCTCGTGAATATGTGAAACGCCTACGGCAACAAAAAAAATATTTAAGAGATGTGTATTAA
- a CDS encoding S49 family peptidase, translated as MRDSIFYSALKALFVAFCAIIGICLGFLAIGILIGLSGTSKDSQISFVNTEEILPNAKGKREVVASDAPVILQLNIDGIIGTENLNTQTIRQQLIESREGAYKNNRVKALLLYINTPGGTVADADGIFQLLADYKKKYQVPVYAYIDGLCASGGMYIALAADKIYASDISLIGSVGVIAPTFMNVTKLLDKLGVETLTISAGKDKDAMNPLRPWKPGEEDNYRQIIDYYYTHFVDLVSSHRPALSKEKLVKDYGAHVFPAPNAVEKGYIDVSGATISETLKELLMTIGIDNDHYQVIRLENKGWWKGLFSSQSSLLNGTIKHEASVSPVINLLLQNQYLYLYYPQ; from the coding sequence ATGCGCGACTCTATTTTTTACTCTGCTCTTAAAGCACTATTCGTCGCTTTTTGCGCTATTATTGGGATTTGTTTGGGCTTTTTGGCTATAGGAATACTGATAGGATTGTCTGGAACCTCAAAAGATAGCCAAATTAGCTTTGTGAATACAGAAGAAATTTTACCTAATGCTAAAGGTAAACGAGAAGTTGTGGCAAGTGATGCACCCGTCATTTTACAATTGAACATTGATGGAATCATTGGAACAGAAAATTTAAATACACAGACGATAAGACAGCAGCTAATCGAGTCTCGGGAAGGAGCTTATAAAAATAATCGCGTCAAAGCCCTTCTTCTTTATATTAATACGCCCGGTGGAACTGTTGCTGATGCAGATGGAATTTTCCAACTGCTCGCTGATTACAAAAAAAAATATCAAGTCCCTGTTTATGCTTACATCGATGGTTTATGTGCTTCAGGAGGTATGTATATTGCTCTTGCAGCCGACAAAATTTACGCTAGTGACATTAGTTTGATTGGAAGTGTGGGCGTTATTGCCCCTACATTTATGAATGTCACAAAATTATTGGACAAATTGGGAGTTGAAACACTTACCATTTCAGCGGGTAAAGATAAAGACGCGATGAATCCACTTCGCCCTTGGAAACCAGGGGAAGAAGACAACTATAGACAAATTATTGATTATTACTATACTCATTTTGTTGATCTTGTCTCTTCTCATCGCCCTGCTCTTTCTAAAGAAAAACTCGTAAAAGATTATGGAGCTCATGTTTTTCCTGCTCCAAATGCTGTAGAAAAAGGGTATATTGATGTAAGCGGAGCTACAATCAGTGAAACCCTCAAAGAACTATTAATGACAATTGGTATTGATAATGACCATTATCAAGTGATTAGACTTGAAAACAAAGGATGGTGGAAAGGATTGTTTTCTTCTCAGTCCTCTTTGCTGAATGGGACAATTAAACATGAAGCTTCTGTATCTCCTGTCATCAACCTTTTGTTGCAAAATCAATACCTTTACCTTTATTATCCCCAATAA
- a CDS encoding alpha/beta hydrolase family protein, giving the protein MRVWKLIILVGLFGWSMTNATISSQESTTLIPRHLLFGNPEKTNPRLSPNGQYLAYLAPDAQNVLNVWLKNLKTAEKDRQVTTDKKRGIRSFLWQFDGDHILYEQDKDGDENWHLYQTHIQSNLTRDLTPYEGVKAEIVQYDPKFPQDLLVQLNLRNPQLFDVYRLDLQTRNLQLDTENQANVIRWVADHNLCIRIAQSYNDDGSMLIRTREGKDQSWKEFLKLDASEINGEVYGFTADNQSIYLISSLQGNTAGLLLVDLTTGKQNLIVDDPVYDLSTLMTHPTTYALEAVGFDKEKFEWKALDNAVKIDFSLLSTKLNTPFKIINSDLANQKWVVASLSDQRPVRYYLYERQSKFLTFLFSAQSSLENFTLSAMSPISLSARDGMKLYGYLTLPSGKEPRNLPMILLVHGGPWARDSWGLNPTVQWLTNRGYAVVQLNYRGSSGYGKHYLNAGNREWSKKMHTDLLDAKQWMIDQGYVDPHKVAIYGGSYGGYATLVGLAFTPDEFCCGVDIVGPSNLVTLLQTLPPYWAPLKAKMELRLGNLDTDAEFLKACSPLFKVDQIKKPLLIAQGANDPRVKQSESDQIVKAMREKNLPVEYLLFPDEGHGFARPENRLKFAAAAEDFLVKYLGGRSEPASSAEDWKTLRK; this is encoded by the coding sequence ATGAGAGTTTGGAAATTAATTATTTTAGTGGGTTTGTTTGGTTGGAGTATGACAAATGCAACAATTTCATCTCAGGAGTCGACCACTTTAATTCCAAGACATCTTCTATTTGGAAATCCTGAGAAAACAAATCCTCGATTATCTCCAAATGGTCAATATTTGGCTTATCTAGCGCCTGATGCACAAAACGTTTTAAATGTTTGGCTAAAAAATTTAAAAACAGCAGAAAAAGACAGACAAGTTACGACAGATAAAAAAAGAGGAATCCGCTCATTTTTATGGCAATTTGACGGGGACCATATTTTGTACGAGCAAGATAAAGATGGGGATGAAAATTGGCATCTTTATCAAACGCATATTCAATCTAATCTTACAAGAGATTTGACTCCATACGAAGGCGTGAAAGCTGAAATTGTGCAATACGATCCTAAATTCCCCCAAGATTTGTTAGTACAATTGAACCTGCGCAATCCTCAACTCTTTGACGTATATCGTCTCGATTTGCAAACGAGAAATTTACAGCTTGATACGGAAAATCAGGCAAATGTCATTAGATGGGTGGCAGATCACAATCTTTGTATTCGGATTGCTCAATCCTATAATGATGATGGATCAATGCTAATTAGAACAAGAGAGGGTAAAGATCAATCTTGGAAAGAATTTTTGAAACTTGATGCTAGTGAAATTAACGGGGAAGTTTACGGTTTTACAGCTGATAATCAATCAATTTATTTAATCTCTAGTTTGCAGGGAAATACGGCAGGTCTTTTATTAGTTGATCTGACGACAGGAAAACAAAATTTAATTGTGGATGATCCCGTATACGATTTATCCACTTTGATGACTCACCCAACAACTTATGCTCTTGAAGCAGTAGGATTTGATAAGGAAAAGTTTGAATGGAAAGCTTTAGACAATGCCGTCAAAATTGATTTTTCTTTATTATCAACGAAATTAAATACTCCTTTCAAGATTATTAACTCAGATCTAGCCAATCAAAAGTGGGTTGTTGCTTCTTTGTCTGATCAGCGCCCTGTTCGTTATTATCTATATGAAAGGCAATCTAAATTTTTAACCTTTCTTTTTAGTGCTCAAAGTTCCTTGGAGAATTTCACTCTAAGTGCCATGTCACCTATCTCCTTATCGGCAAGAGATGGAATGAAGCTTTACGGTTACCTGACTTTACCGTCTGGAAAAGAACCTAGAAACTTGCCAATGATTTTACTTGTTCATGGAGGTCCTTGGGCAAGGGATTCTTGGGGATTAAATCCAACTGTTCAGTGGTTAACTAATCGCGGTTATGCTGTCGTGCAATTGAATTACAGAGGCTCAAGTGGATACGGCAAACATTATTTGAATGCGGGAAATCGAGAGTGGTCTAAAAAAATGCACACTGATCTACTGGATGCAAAGCAATGGATGATTGACCAAGGATATGTTGATCCTCATAAAGTAGCTATTTATGGAGGTAGTTATGGTGGGTATGCTACGCTGGTAGGGCTGGCATTTACTCCTGATGAATTTTGTTGTGGGGTTGATATCGTCGGCCCTTCTAACCTCGTAACTCTTTTGCAAACACTCCCTCCCTATTGGGCTCCTTTAAAAGCAAAAATGGAGCTTCGTTTAGGGAATTTAGATACAGACGCCGAATTTTTAAAAGCATGTTCCCCTCTTTTTAAAGTTGACCAAATTAAAAAACCTCTCTTAATCGCGCAAGGTGCCAATGATCCTCGGGTAAAGCAGTCAGAGAGTGATCAAATTGTTAAAGCGATGCGAGAGAAAAACTTACCTGTTGAATATTTATTATTTCCTGACGAAGGCCATGGTTTTGCAAGGCCGGAAAATCGATTGAAATTTGCAGCTGCGGCAGAAGATTTTCTGGTGAAGTATTTAGGTGGAAGAAGTGAGCCCGCCTCTTCAGCCGAAGATTGGAAAACTCTTAGAAAATAA